The Streptomyces sp. NBC_00162 genome includes the window TGGCACGGCGCCTGGGCCCCGCCCGGGTGCGGGCCCTGGTCGTCTCCTCGAACCCGGCCCCCGGCAGCGTCCGCCGCGAGCCCACGTTCGCGCTGCCGCGGCCGGACTTCCTCCGGCAGGTCGTGGCGGACGGGTACCTCCCGGCGCAGCTCCTCGGCAACGAGGAACTGCTCGACATCGTCGAGCCCGCCCTGCGCGCCGACTACGAACTCATCGAGACCCACGAGCTGGAGCTGTACGAGCGCGGCGGCGCCGAGCCCGTCGCGGTCCCGACGGTGGCCGTGTACGGCCACGACGACCACACCGTCGAACGCGCCCAGCTCGACGCGTGGTCGACGCTCACCACCGGGCCGTTCCGGCTCGTGTCGCTGCCGGGCGGCAACGACCTGCCGACCAGCCGCCCGGCGGACCTGGCGGCGGCCATCGGCGAGGCCGTGGCGGCCCTCGCCTGAGCACCGGCGCGGCGCCCGGCCGGGTCTGGCACACATCTGTCAGACGGCCCGATGACCCGGTGCTCCCCTTCCTAGGGTGGGCTCACGACCGAACCTGCGCACCATGACCGAAAGGGAACAGGAGCATGGCGCCCCTCACGAACGCGCGACAGCGCCCCACCAGCCGGTTCGAGGAGGCCGAGGCCGCGCTCCGCGCGCAGGAGGGCGTGGCGCAGGCGGCCGTGGTCTCCCGCGAGGACCGGCTCGGGGAGCGGCGCCTGGTGGCGTACGTCGTACCCGGGGTGCCGGACGCGGACGTGACCCGGCACGTGGAGAAGTGGCGCGCGGTCTACGACGAGATGTACGGCGACACCGCGGCGGACAACGGGATCGGCGAAGACTTCACCGGATGGAACAGTGCCTACACGCGCGAACCCATCCCCCTGCCGCAGATGCGCCAGTGGCGCGCGTCCGCGGTGGAGCGGGTGCGCGCTCTGGAGGCGCGCCGGGTGCTGGAGATCGGGGTGGGCTCCGGGCTGCTGCTCGGGCCGCTGGCACCGGAAACCGAGGCCTACTGGGCCACCGACTTCTCCGACGCGGTCATCGAACGGCTCGGCGCCCAGGTCGCCGCGGAGCCGCGGCTGAAGGACAGGGTGACACTGCGGTGCCAGCCCGCCGACTCCGCCGACGGACTGCCGGCGGAGTACTTCGACACGGTGCTCCTCAACTCGGTCGTGCAGTACTTCCCCGACGCCGCCTACCTCTCGGCCGTCCTGGACGTCGCGCTCCGGCGGCTCGCCCCGGGCGGCCGGATCCTCGTCGGCGACGTCCGCAACCACGGCACCCTGCGGGAGTTCCTGACGGCCGTCCACCACGCCCAGCGCCCCGGTGACGAGCCGTCCGCCGTGCGGGCGGCGGTCGCCCGCGCCGTGCTCCGCGAGACGGAACTCCACCTCGATCCGGGCTTCTTCACCGAGTGGGCCGACGCGCACGACGAGGTCGCGGCCGTGGACGTCCGGCTCAAGCCCGGACCGGACGGGAACGAACTCACCCGCCACCGCTACGAAGTCGTCCTGCACAAGCGGTTGAGCACGCCGACGCACCTCGCGGACGTCCCCGCCGTCACCTGGGGCTCGGACGTGCACCAGGTGTCCGGCCTGGAGGCCGAGCTGGCCCGGCACGGCGGCCGCCTGCGGCTGACCCGGATACCGAACGCCAGGCTGGTGAGCGAGGCGGCCGAATGCGGGGCCCCCGCCACGGCGGAAGGCACGCCCCTCGACCCGCACGCGCTGGAGACCTGGGGCCGGGAGCACGGCCGCGCCGTCCTGTGCACCTGGTCGGCCGAGGCGCCCGGCTGGTTCGAGGCGGTGATCGTGCCCGCGGACGGCAGGCACTGCTACGGCGGGGTGTACCGGCCCCTGGACACCCGGGCCAGGCCGCTCGCCAACGTGCCCGGGGCCTCCCGCCGGGCCTCGAGGCTGCCGGCGGTGCTGCGGCGGGAACTGGCGGCCGAACTGCCCGGCCACCTGGTGCCGGACGACATCGTGGTCATCGCCCACCTGCCGCTGACCGCCGACGGCACGGTAGACCGCGCCGCGCTCCCCGAACCGAACTGAAGGCAGCGGAGGAAGACATGGCAGTGAACCCGTTCGACGACGAGGACGGCGAGTTCTACGTGGTGGTCAACGACGAGGAGCAGCACGCGCTGTGGCCCACGTTCGCCGTCGTGCCCGACGGCTGGCGCGTCGTGGCCGGCCCGGCGGGGCGGGCGCGGAGCATCGCGTACGTCGAGGAGAACTGGACCGACCTGCGGCCGCGGAGCCTGCGCGAGGCGACGCCGGCGTCCTGACGCGGGCCTGTGGCCGCGGACTCGACCGGGGCTCGTCCGTGCCGAGAGGTCCATGGGTTTCGGTGGTTCGGACCGGATGTACGTGGGTTGTACAGGGAGGACGTGCCCGTGGGCGTTCGAAATTCCGACGTCGTCTTCGTCCGCTGGCCGGCGCAGGCGGATCTGAGAACCCGCTGCCGGCAGGAGGGCATGCCGCGCCTGCTCGTCGTTGAGGCGGGCGCGCAGCCGCCGATCAGCAACGATCCGGTCGAGGACTGGGTACGCCCCCCGGTGTCCCGGGACGACCTCGAAGCCCGGGTCACCGTCCTGCAGAGCCGTTTCGACAGCAACC containing:
- a CDS encoding MbtH family protein, which codes for MAVNPFDDEDGEFYVVVNDEEQHALWPTFAVVPDGWRVVAGPAGRARSIAYVEENWTDLRPRSLREATPAS
- a CDS encoding methyltransferase, coding for MAPLTNARQRPTSRFEEAEAALRAQEGVAQAAVVSREDRLGERRLVAYVVPGVPDADVTRHVEKWRAVYDEMYGDTAADNGIGEDFTGWNSAYTREPIPLPQMRQWRASAVERVRALEARRVLEIGVGSGLLLGPLAPETEAYWATDFSDAVIERLGAQVAAEPRLKDRVTLRCQPADSADGLPAEYFDTVLLNSVVQYFPDAAYLSAVLDVALRRLAPGGRILVGDVRNHGTLREFLTAVHHAQRPGDEPSAVRAAVARAVLRETELHLDPGFFTEWADAHDEVAAVDVRLKPGPDGNELTRHRYEVVLHKRLSTPTHLADVPAVTWGSDVHQVSGLEAELARHGGRLRLTRIPNARLVSEAAECGAPATAEGTPLDPHALETWGREHGRAVLCTWSAEAPGWFEAVIVPADGRHCYGGVYRPLDTRARPLANVPGASRRASRLPAVLRRELAAELPGHLVPDDIVVIAHLPLTADGTVDRAALPEPN
- a CDS encoding thioesterase II family protein; its protein translation is MGTHTKSRWFVGVPHEGPKECALYAFPHAGAGVTTVRPLCVELSDAFDAFAVRLPGRESRLEEPAETAMPELADKLADELLQHAEGRPVVLYGHCAGSTIAYEVARRLGPARVRALVVSSNPAPGSVRREPTFALPRPDFLRQVVADGYLPAQLLGNEELLDIVEPALRADYELIETHELELYERGGAEPVAVPTVAVYGHDDHTVERAQLDAWSTLTTGPFRLVSLPGGNDLPTSRPADLAAAIGEAVAALA